In the Deferribacter desulfuricans SSM1 genome, CTTTTTCCACAGCTTTTTTAGCTAAAAGACCTGCACCAATCATAACTTTCGGATTTGAAGTATTTGTACATGATGTAATTGCTGCTATTACCACCGAGCCATCTTCAATGGTTACTTTTTCATTATTATTGAAGATTCCTGTTTTTTTCTTATCTGGATTGATTTCTTTAAACTTCTCTTTTAAATCTGTTAAAAATATTTTATCATGGGGTCTTGATGGACCAGCTACAACAGGTTTAACTTTTGAAAGATCAAATTCTAAAATATCAGTATAATTAATAGTATCCCAATTTTCTCCAAAGAATAAATTTTCTTTAGCATAATTTATCATTAATTTTGCATCTTCTTCTCTGTTTGTTAAAACAAGATATTCAGCTGTTTTTTCATCCATAGGGAAATATGTAGCTGTTGAGCCATTTTCTGGACTCATATTTGATATAGTAGCTCTATCAGGAACTGAAAGGGTTTTTATACTATCACCCAAAAACTCAACAAATTTTTCTACTACACCATATTTTCTCAAAAATTCAGTTAAGGACAATACCAGGTCAGTTGTCGTAGTATATGGCTGTAATTCCCCCAAAAGGTGCACACCTATTACCTGAGGAATACTAAGGTAATAGGGCTGTCCAAGCATCACAGCTTCTGCTTCTATACCACCAACTCCCCATGAGAGTACTCCGATACCGTTTACCATAGGCGTGTGGGAATCTGTCCCAATTACAGTATCTGGAAAAGCAATAGTTTTTCCGTCAATTATTGAAGTTTTAATAGGTCTTGATAAATATTCTAAATTTATTTGGTGACAAATACCATTGTTTGGTGGAATTACTCTAAAATTGTTAAAAGATTGTTGAGCCCATTTTAAAACTTTGTATCTTTCTTTATTCCTTTCAAATTCTTTTTCGACATTTTTTGCCAGAGAATAAGATGTGCCAAAATAATCTATTTGTACAGAGTGATCAATAATGAGGTCAGTCTGTACAGTAGGATTTACATTTTCTGGTGATACACCAAGTTTTAGTGCTGCATCTCTCAACGCTGCTAAATCAACAACAGCAGGGACCCCAGTAAAATCTTGCATTAAAACTCTTGATGGGAAATAAGGTAGTTCAATTTTTTCGGTGTTTTTTGGATCCCAGTTTAGTATCGCATCTATGTGGTCTTTTTTAACTATTTTTCCATCGTAGTTTCTTAATAGGTTTTCTAGTAGCACTCTGATGGTAAAAGGTAGTTTTTCTACTTTTTTTTCTTTGTTTAACTGTTTTAAATTAATATAGTAAAAGTTACTGTTTTTAAATTTTGATAAAACTTCATTTTGCATAATCATACCTCCTTAATTGTATATTATAGCATTTTATCTTTAAAAATCAAAAATATATTGACAAACAATATTATATTCAGTTAAACTAAACAAAATAAAACAATCATTAACGGGTGATGTATGG is a window encoding:
- the acnA gene encoding aconitate hydratase AcnA, with translation MQNEVLSKFKNSNFYYINLKQLNKEKKVEKLPFTIRVLLENLLRNYDGKIVKKDHIDAILNWDPKNTEKIELPYFPSRVLMQDFTGVPAVVDLAALRDAALKLGVSPENVNPTVQTDLIIDHSVQIDYFGTSYSLAKNVEKEFERNKERYKVLKWAQQSFNNFRVIPPNNGICHQINLEYLSRPIKTSIIDGKTIAFPDTVIGTDSHTPMVNGIGVLSWGVGGIEAEAVMLGQPYYLSIPQVIGVHLLGELQPYTTTTDLVLSLTEFLRKYGVVEKFVEFLGDSIKTLSVPDRATISNMSPENGSTATYFPMDEKTAEYLVLTNREEDAKLMINYAKENLFFGENWDTINYTDILEFDLSKVKPVVAGPSRPHDKIFLTDLKEKFKEINPDKKKTGIFNNNEKVTIEDGSVVIAAITSCTNTSNPKVMIGAGLLAKKAVEKGLTTKPYVKTSLAPGSKVVTDYLQKCNLLPYLEALRFHVTAYGCTTCIGNSGPLPNEIEKAIDDNKLTVASVLSGNRNFEARIHNKVKTNFLASPILVVAYAIAGRIDIDFDKEPIGYDPNGEAVYLKDIWPTNEEIDKLLSTSLTKSDYEKEYKDIDKGDKHWNEIHINTSKTFEWDEKSTYIKKPPYFDNFSIDLEPPKDIKNARILLLLGDTVTTDHISPAGAIRADYPAGKYLLSKGVDVKDFNTYGSRRGNHEVMIRGTFGNVRVKNLMLKGKEGSFTIKYQENEEMFIYDAAMKYISEGTPLVVFAKKEYGSGSSRDWAAKGTKLLGIKAVIAESFERIHRSNLIGIGVLPLQFLPGDSYEKYCITGSEQIDILGIENIQPKKQLTIVAKKDDKTVEFPVIARLDTDIEVEYFINDGILPFVLRNIVKK